CTTCTCAAAATTGTAGTTACTTTTGGCAGAAATGTCATAGTACTGAAGGTTCTTCTTTCGGTGGAAGACAATAGATTTTGCCTTAACTTTCCTGTCCTTAATATGCACTTTATTGCCACACAGCACAATGGAGACGTTCTCACACACTCGTACCAGATCTCTATGCCAGTTAGGCACATTCTTGTAAGTAACCCTTGACGTTACATCAAACATCATAATGGCACACTGGGCTTGGATGTAGTAGCCGTCCCAGAGCCCGCTGAACTTCTCCTGGCCGGCAGTGTCCCACACGTGGAACTTGATGGGGCCCCTGTTGGCGTGGAACACGAGGGGGTGGACCTCCACGCCCAGAGTGGCTACATACTTCTCGAATTCACCCATCAGGTGACGTGTCACGAACGTGGTCTTGCCGGTGCCGCCGTCGCCAACCAGCACCAGCTTGAACTGGACTTGGGGTTCTCCCTGGGCAGCCACAGCGCTGGTGCTTCCAGAAGCGTCTCCGGCCCGTCTGACTCCATACAATCATTTTCAAACAAGTAAccgttttgtttaaaaaatgctgatgagGTTCATATAGGATTGCTTGTAGTAGGGTAAAATAAATTCACTAACGGGATGACAGGAACAAGGGGTTTTCAGCTTTGAAATGTATTTGACTAGCGACTTTTGCATTCTATGAGAAATCTATGCTAATATAACATTCACACTCAGAGGAAAACTTTAAATTGCAAATTTTATAAAGCTTGAAgtcagtaaaataatattttggggagaggggtggtAATGCTAAGGCGAAGTCAGGGAGCAAGGCTAATAGAAGGTGTGCATTTGCTGGGTGTGAACTCTCTGGGAGCTGCAATTGCCTGGGAAGCCTGGCCCTAGTGAACTCCGCTCCTCTCAACAGTGGATTGCATACCTTAgagtgcatcagaatcacctggagagcatGTAAAACCCAATTGCTAGgtatcccccccccaccccaccccccagagttTTTGACTTAAGAGGGTTGGGAGTCAGTGGGGAGGAATTCACATCTGAAAATTCATTCCCTGGTGATGCCTGCCCAGGGGGCTACACTTTGAGAGCACCATTGCtctaagaaaatctgaatagcaTATTTGCTGGTCAAAACAGCAAAGAGAATCaccaaataatagtaataactaaAGGCTCTGCCCGATTCACTTAAGTCTGGCTAAATGTTTCTCCATAGCTTTGAAAGGGTCCTTTACTTCTGGGAAGGGCCTGACAGAAGGAAGAAGCCAGGGCAAGAGGCAAGTAGGGAGAACTCCCTCACCCTCCTGGGGACCGGCCCTggcccccagctcctccctcttcctcagagCTACCAGTTTGGAGGAGAGAAATCCAAGTCTCTCCaaagtctctctgcctctgctgagAGCAGCATCTTATGCCAGCTTTCCCTGGCGGCTTCCGACCCAGCCAGCCGCTCACCCCCTCACCCTGGGTGATGATGTCAGCACGCTCTGCTCCATCACACCTGGCTGAAGGAATCAGATAGGCTCCACAGGAAGAGACCTGAGGAAGGAGCACAGTCTTGACAGGTGAACGAAAGACTTTTGTCTTCTGGGCCGGGCTGGCTGCCAGCTTTGTGGATGTCTGTCAGTCAGCTGGCTGCTACacttgcctgcctctctcttttcccaaaaaaagaaaccattagcGATTTGCAAAGCTGCTCCAGAGCACATGGGGCTCTAAtaggagaccgggatcgagttaGGATTGTGTAGCCAGCTCCTGGCTTTGGTGGGAAGCCACATTTGGGAGTGGAGCTTATGAACTCAGGCAGCCAAGGAAGCCGGGCAGGTAGGCAGATGCCTACTTGGCAGTGACAGTTTGCCTGGAATCTTTTCGTAGAATTCCTGAGCAGTTCCCTTCCAGGTGCAGTGTGGGCTGAAAGTGTCCCCAAGAAGGAGCCAAGCAGCAGTTATATGTTCAGTC
The Canis lupus dingo isolate Sandy chromosome 35, ASM325472v2, whole genome shotgun sequence genome window above contains:
- the LOC112674473 gene encoding GTP-binding nuclear protein Ran-like — its product is MGEFEKYVATLGVEVHPLVFHANRGPIKFHVWDTAGQEKFSGLWDGYYIQAQCAIMMFDVTSRVTYKNVPNWHRDLVRVCENVSIVLCGNKVHIKDRKVKAKSIVFHRKKNLQYYDISAKSNYNFEKPFLWLARKLIGNPNLEFVAMPALAPPEVVMDPALAAQYQHDLEVAQTTALPDGDDDL